In Chloroflexota bacterium, the genomic stretch GAACTTCTTGTCGTCCACGGTCAACTGGTTCGCGGGCTTCTCGGCGATGACCCAGTATTTGTCCTTCGCGCCCGCCGCGATGTCGTCCAACTGCCGAATGAGCGTGGGCGTGAGGTTGAACGTAACGTGGATGTTGGGATACTGCTCCAGCATGGCCGCCATGTCCACGTAGTCCTTGGTGGCGTGGACGCGCACCCAGGGCTTCATGTACATGTTGGCGGCCTGGTCCTTGTAGTACAGCGGCTGGTGCTGATGCCAGATGATGGCCAGGTAGAGCGGCTCCGGCGCTGGCGTCGCGGTCGGCGGCACGGCCGTGGCCGGCGGCTGGGTCGGCGCGGTGGTGGGCGTGGGTGTGGCCTTCGGCCCGCACGCGCCCAGGAGCATGGCGAGAATCAACAGCAGGGATAGGATAGACAAACGTCTCTTCATTTCTAACTCCTCCTCTTATGGCTCGGTTCTCTCGTCTTTCGGTGGCGCAGGCGCGACGCGCTTCGGAGGGGCATCGCGCCTCGTGCGTCGGTTCCAAACTCTGTTGGTCGCGGCATGGGCACAGGTGCGACGCACTCTCGGAAGCGCGTCGCACCTCGGTGCCACGCAAGACGGAGCCGAAGACGCCTCGTGTCGTCGTTGACAGCGCGCCACCTGTGCGATACAATCAACCCGCGTATCCATCTGTGCGTGCGAAGGTGGTGATTCTCATGCAAAAGGGCAAAGGGATTTCCCACACTTGGCAGGATGAAACTCCAGAAGCGAAAGCGCGCTGGTTCCGCTCGCTCTCGGTGCAGGAGCGTCTGGATTTGCTTTGTTGGTTCACCGATTTAGCCCTCGCCGCGAATCCCAAGATCATGGAGCAAAAAGATGCTCAACCAATTGAAGGGCGTGTTCGCGTCCTTTCAAAGACATGATGTGAAGTACGTTGTCATCGGCGGTATTGCCGCCGTCGTCCACGGCGTTCCGCGTGCGACGTTTGACCTGGACATTCTCATTGAAGCAACCCCCGACAATGCGCAACGCCTGCTTGATGCCCTTCTGGAGGCGGGCCTGGGAACGGCTGCGATGACCACTCCTTCAGAAATCCTTGCCCATGAGATCACTGTCTTCAGGGATCGGGTCCGAATTGACGTGCAAACCTCCACGCCTGGAATCAGTTTTGCGGATGCATGGCAAAACCGCGAAGTCGTAGATTACCAAGGACAACAGTTCTTCGTTGTGTCGCGGGCCGATTTGATTGCATCAAAGCGGGCATCCGGCCGCGCAATAGACATAGAAGATGTTCGCCTCCTGGAACAGGGATAAGTCGCTTCAAGTGCCCAGCGCCACCCCTTCCACCGGCCCCAGGCCCACCTTCACCTGACCCCCCGCGACGGCGTACTCCTCCTCGCCCAGCAGGTTCCGCAGGCGCGTTCCATCCGCCAGCCCCAGGCCCGCGACCGGCACGGCAACTTCCGCCGACGTGTCGCCTGCGTTGAGGATTACGACGACCCGATCGTCGCCGTCGGCGCGGCCGTAGGCCCACGTCCCCGGCGGGCTGTCCACAGCCAGCGTCTGGTGCGCGCCGCGCCAGAGCACCGGATGTTCCCGCCGCATCCGCCCCAGCGCCCGATAGTACGCCAGCAGGTCAGCGTCCTGCGCGTCGCCCCAGAGCATGGGCGCGCGGGCCTCATGGGGTCTGCCGTGGCCGTCGGGCGTGCGGCAATCGCGCTGCTGCGACAGGCCGACCTCGGTCCCGTAGTACACGATGGGCGGACCGGCCAGCGTGAACTGGCACAGGGCCGCCAGGCGCAGTTTCCGCGTGTCGCCCTTCACCAGCCACAGGAAGCGGTTCATGTCGTGATTGTCCAGGAAACTGGGTCGGACGAAGCGCGGGTCAAAGTACACCTGGTGTCGCGCCACAAAGGTCGCCAGGTCCGTCAGGCTCATGCTGCCGAAGGCGAAGGCGCGGCGCAGGTTATGGGTCAGCAGGAAGTCCAGGCTGCCGTCCAGGCGGCCCTGGTACGTCCGCAGCAGCCCTGCGCTCTCCACAATCTCGCCGAAGATGAACGCCTCGGGGTTCGTCTCCTTGACCTCCAGGCGGAAGTCGGTCCAGAAGTCGTGCGACGGGCCATTGGCGTAGTCCAGCCGGTAGCCATCCACGCCGAACTCCCGAATCCAATAGCGCGCCACATCCAGCATGTACCGACGGGCGGGCGGGTAGTCGTTGTTCCACTGCGGCAGCGACTTGACGCCGAAGAAGGACTCGTACTCGTCGGGCCAGCGGCGGAAGGTGAACCAATTCCGGTACGGGCTGTTGGGGTCGGTCTGGGCGCTGACGAAATACGGATGCGTGTTGGACACGTGATTCGGGACGAAGTCCAGGATGATACGGATGCCGCGCGCGTGAGCGGCCTGCACCAGCGCGCGCAGGTCGTCGGCCGTGCCCAGTCGCGGCTCAACGGCGTACAGGTCGGTGGCGTCGTAGCCGTGGTGGGACGGGCTGGCGAAGATGGGCGAAAGCCAGATGGCGGTCGCGCCCAGCGCCGCGATGTAGTCCAGTTTCTCGGCGACACCGCGCAGGGTGCCGCCGTAGAAGCCGCGCAGGTCGCCCGGGTTCGCGAAGGCGCGGCCCGCGCCCGGGTTGAAGCGGTCCACGAAAACATGGTAGATGATGGCCTCCCTGGCCCATGCGGGCGGCTCGGCATCGGCCACGGGGAACGAGAACCGCGTCGCGGCCTGGGAGTTCGGCGCGCCGTTGTCGGCGAAGGCGCTGGTCCCCCGGGCGGAGTCGCGGGCCTCAATCTTGTACCGCACCTTCGTACCGGTCGGGAGCGGCGGCAGTTCCGCCTTCCACCAGGCCACGTAATCCCACAGGAGCGACACCCATTCGGTCTCCACCCGCTGCATAGGGAGCACATGGCCGTTGGAGGCCCGGCCGGCCACGCCCTGCGGCTCCGAGCCGTCGGTGGTGTAGTACAGGTACGCGGCGTCGGCGGCGACCGCAGGCCCCGTCGTAGCGTACAGGGCAGTCGGCTTGCCGGGCACGGCTGGCGTCGGCTCTATGCGGTGGCCGTGGTACACGCCCCGCAACTGCCGGGTCAGTTTTGCGACGATCTCGTCGGTGAGCGTCAGGTTGCCGAAGATGAAGTCTTCCATACGGTCAAGCCTCTAGCCCATGGCCTTTAGCCTTTGGCCCCTAGCATACCCTTGCAGCCTGCGGATGGGTTCGCTCCGCGTACCAGGCTAATGGCCAACGGCTAAAGGCTAATGGCTGCTTTTCAATTCCGCGATATTCTTGAGCGCCTGGGCCTGCGCCTCCTGCAACACCTGCTCGGGGTCCTGGCCGGCCCACAGCGCCTCCAGGGCGGCGGTTACCGGTTCCCACAGCCCGCTCATGTACGGCGTGCTGGGCAGCGGCACGCCCACCGCGGCCTGCGCGGCGAAGTGGGCGATGTCGGGCATGGCCTGCACGTCGGCGCTGGCGATGGCGGCCCGGTTCGTCGGAATGGCGCGGTTCGCCTTGGCCAGCGCGATCTGAGCGTCGGCGCCGGTGAAGTACGTGAGCAAGTCAATCGCAACGTCCGGCCGCTCGCAGTTGGGCGTGATCATCAGCGCCTTGCCGCTGACGAAGGGCGCAGCCCGGCGTCCGGTTGCGCCGAATTCGGGCATCAGCGCCAGCCCGTAATCCATCCCAACGGCCTGCAACTCGGGAATGAACCACGGGCCGTTCTGGATGATGGCGGCCCTGCCTTCCTTGAACAGGGCCGTCGCGGCGACGTAGTCCACCGGCTGCGGCATGAGCGGCGGCAGTTGGGCGATGAACTGCGCCGCCCGCAGGCCCGCCTCGGATTCCAGGCCCACAGCCCCATCTTCCTTGACGAAATACGCGCCCGCGCCGTACCACCAGGGCGCCGAGAAGTACGGGTCGTTCTGGGCCGGATAGACGAAGAAGAATTGCCCCGGGTGCGCCGCATTCCAGTCCCTGGCCTTCGCCAGCAACTCGTCGGTGGTCTTCGGGATGTCCTGCGCCCCGACCAGCGCCTTGTTGTAAATCCAGGACACGCACTCCACCGCCTCGGGGAAGCCCCACACCTTGCCCTTGTAGAGCATGGCGTCGGCGGCGGGGCCGATGTACGTATCGCGCATGAAGTCGCGGGTAACGCCGTGATCGCTCACCGGCACGATGAGGCCGGCGTCGGCCAAGCGGCCCACCCAATCCATGCCGAATGCCAGGATGTCCACCTTCTCGCCGCCTGGGATGGCCGAGATGACGCGGTTGGTCATGTCGGGCACGTGCACCAGGTCAATGTGCACGTTGGGATGCTGCGCCTCGTAGGCCCGCATGAGGCCCTCCACGGCCGCAAGCGCCTCCGGCTGCCACCCGTGCCAGATGGTCAGCGTTACGGGTTGAGGCTCAGGCGTGGGCGTAGGGGTGGGTTGCGCCTGCCCCTGGGGAGACTGACCCGCCGGGCCGCCGGCCCCACAGGCGGCGAGCGCAACGATCAGAACGAACAATGCTGTGAGCAAGCCAACTCGTCTCACCATACCCTCCCTCTCTTTCACGATATCCGTCAGCGCGCCATTGTCTCGGCTCCAAAGTCTGTTGGTCGCGCCATGGGCATAGGTGCGACGCACTTTCGAAAGTGCGTCGCGCCTTGGTCGCCAACACCAGAGGAGCCGAATCCTGCCATTTCGCGCCTGGCGGGCTGCGCTTCGGTGAGGGCATTATACATCATCCGTTCCTGCGCGCCAGATTCGCGCCTGCGGGCGGTTGGACAAGGGCCTAGCCCTTCACCCCGCCCAGGGTCAGCCCCGACTCCAGATACCGCTGGAGGTACAGGAAGACCAGCAACACGGGGATGATGACCATGACCGCGCCCG encodes the following:
- a CDS encoding glycoside hydrolase family 13 protein, producing MEDFIFGNLTLTDEIVAKLTRQLRGVYHGHRIEPTPAVPGKPTALYATTGPAVAADAAYLYYTTDGSEPQGVAGRASNGHVLPMQRVETEWVSLLWDYVAWWKAELPPLPTGTKVRYKIEARDSARGTSAFADNGAPNSQAATRFSFPVADAEPPAWAREAIIYHVFVDRFNPGAGRAFANPGDLRGFYGGTLRGVAEKLDYIAALGATAIWLSPIFASPSHHGYDATDLYAVEPRLGTADDLRALVQAAHARGIRIILDFVPNHVSNTHPYFVSAQTDPNSPYRNWFTFRRWPDEYESFFGVKSLPQWNNDYPPARRYMLDVARYWIREFGVDGYRLDYANGPSHDFWTDFRLEVKETNPEAFIFGEIVESAGLLRTYQGRLDGSLDFLLTHNLRRAFAFGSMSLTDLATFVARHQVYFDPRFVRPSFLDNHDMNRFLWLVKGDTRKLRLAALCQFTLAGPPIVYYGTEVGLSQQRDCRTPDGHGRPHEARAPMLWGDAQDADLLAYYRALGRMRREHPVLWRGAHQTLAVDSPPGTWAYGRADGDDRVVVILNAGDTSAEVAVPVAGLGLADGTRLRNLLGEEEYAVAGGQVKVGLGPVEGVALGT
- a CDS encoding extracellular solute-binding protein, whose protein sequence is MVRRVGLLTALFVLIVALAACGAGGPAGQSPQGQAQPTPTPTPEPQPVTLTIWHGWQPEALAAVEGLMRAYEAQHPNVHIDLVHVPDMTNRVISAIPGGEKVDILAFGMDWVGRLADAGLIVPVSDHGVTRDFMRDTYIGPAADAMLYKGKVWGFPEAVECVSWIYNKALVGAQDIPKTTDELLAKARDWNAAHPGQFFFVYPAQNDPYFSAPWWYGAGAYFVKEDGAVGLESEAGLRAAQFIAQLPPLMPQPVDYVAATALFKEGRAAIIQNGPWFIPELQAVGMDYGLALMPEFGATGRRAAPFVSGKALMITPNCERPDVAIDLLTYFTGADAQIALAKANRAIPTNRAAIASADVQAMPDIAHFAAQAAVGVPLPSTPYMSGLWEPVTAALEALWAGQDPEQVLQEAQAQALKNIAELKSSH